In Burkholderia savannae, one genomic interval encodes:
- a CDS encoding cation diffusion facilitator family transporter — translation MSTFSNDDLASEKQAVARKSTFVSIVLNVILATLQVAVGVIAHSQALIADGVHSLSDLVSDFVVLLANRHSGAKPDADHNYGHSRYETVASFFLGAILIAVGVGMLWRAGDRLVHLEDIPPVHASALAVAVVVLLSKEGLFRYMLREAQRVRSAMLVANAWHARSDAASSLVVAIGIVGSLAGVRLLDPIAAAIVGFMVARMGWTFGWDALQDLSDRALDENASAEIRALIVSTPGVRDVHDLRTRKMGDSALVDAHILVDPMMSVSEGHYIAEAARACVLTDRRVLDALIHVDPEHDVARRAVLDLPPREQIEGQIETALDKAGLRAGAINLHYLSTGLEIDITLAPDASLERAGGGDPVARLDVEALKRRFGARRLGISRALASSDAAAAGRPH, via the coding sequence ATGTCTACTTTTTCAAACGACGACCTGGCCTCGGAAAAGCAGGCCGTCGCTCGCAAGAGCACGTTCGTCAGCATCGTGCTCAATGTGATTCTGGCGACACTGCAAGTGGCCGTCGGCGTAATTGCGCATTCCCAGGCTTTGATTGCGGACGGCGTCCACTCTTTGTCGGATTTGGTTTCCGATTTTGTGGTACTGCTCGCGAACCGGCATAGCGGCGCAAAACCGGACGCCGATCACAATTACGGCCATAGCCGTTATGAAACGGTTGCTTCATTCTTTCTCGGCGCGATCCTGATTGCGGTCGGCGTCGGGATGCTGTGGCGCGCGGGCGACCGGCTCGTGCATCTCGAGGATATCCCGCCCGTCCATGCGAGTGCGCTCGCGGTCGCGGTCGTCGTGCTGCTGTCGAAGGAGGGGCTGTTCCGCTACATGCTGCGCGAGGCGCAGCGCGTGCGCTCCGCGATGCTCGTCGCGAACGCGTGGCACGCGCGCTCGGACGCCGCGTCGTCGCTCGTCGTCGCGATCGGCATCGTCGGCAGCCTCGCTGGCGTGCGCCTTCTCGATCCGATCGCGGCGGCGATCGTCGGCTTCATGGTCGCGCGGATGGGTTGGACGTTCGGCTGGGATGCGCTGCAGGATCTGTCGGACCGCGCGCTCGACGAGAACGCGTCGGCCGAGATCCGCGCGCTCATCGTGTCGACGCCCGGCGTGCGCGACGTGCACGATCTGCGCACCCGCAAGATGGGCGATTCGGCGCTCGTCGACGCTCACATCCTCGTCGATCCGATGATGTCGGTCTCGGAGGGGCACTACATCGCGGAGGCGGCGCGCGCGTGCGTGCTGACCGACCGGCGCGTGCTCGACGCGCTGATCCACGTCGATCCGGAGCACGACGTCGCGCGCCGCGCGGTGCTCGATTTGCCGCCGCGCGAACAGATCGAGGGGCAGATCGAGACGGCGCTCGACAAGGCGGGGCTGCGGGCAGGCGCGATCAACCTGCACTACCTCAGCACGGGCCTCGAAATCGACATCACGCTCGCGCCGGATGCAAGCTTGGAACGCGCGGGCGGCGGCGATCCGGTTGCTCGTTTGGACGTCGAAGCATTGAAGCGCCGGTTCGGCGCGCGGCGCCTCGGCATTTCGCGCGCGCTCGCGTCGAGCGACGCGGCGGCCGCCGGCCGGCCGCACTGA
- a CDS encoding Lrp/AsnC family transcriptional regulator — protein sequence MTLDTFSQKILRLLQLDARRSVQEISDQVGLSSTPCWRRIKDMEQSGVIQRYTALLDREKLGLHICALAHVHLTRHNEGGVEQFEREIATCPEVTECYSTTGEADYILKIVAPDIKAYDVFLHERIFKIPAVSQVRTSVVLREIKFDTQLPL from the coding sequence GTGACCCTCGATACCTTTTCGCAAAAAATCCTTCGCCTGTTGCAGCTCGACGCGCGCCGCTCCGTGCAGGAGATCTCCGATCAGGTCGGCCTCTCCAGCACGCCGTGCTGGCGCCGCATCAAGGACATGGAGCAGTCCGGCGTGATCCAGCGGTACACGGCCCTCCTCGATCGCGAGAAGCTCGGGCTCCATATCTGCGCGCTCGCGCACGTCCACCTGACCCGCCACAACGAAGGCGGCGTCGAACAGTTCGAGCGGGAAATCGCGACCTGCCCCGAAGTGACCGAGTGCTACAGCACGACGGGCGAAGCCGATTACATCCTCAAGATCGTCGCCCCCGACATCAAGGCTTACGACGTCTTCCTGCACGAGCGGATCTTCAAGATTCCCGCCGTGTCGCAAGTGCGCACGAGCGTCGTGCTGCGCGAGATCAAGTTCGATACGCAACTGCCGCTCTGA
- a CDS encoding 3'-5' exonuclease family protein translates to MSAAPTVPSREIYVSTDVEADGPIPGPHSMLSFASAAFTEDKQLIATFSANLELLPGAAPHPVQDAWWKTQPEAWAACRRDLQAPETALVAYVEWVEALPGKPVFVAMPAGFDFTFMFWYMMRFAGRCPFSWSALDIKTLAFAMTGLPYRKAIKPRFPKHWFDDHPHTHVALDDAIEQGALFCNMLADLRAMQAAKASAPPTEEADESAQNAADGPRN, encoded by the coding sequence ATGAGCGCCGCGCCGACGGTTCCGAGCCGCGAGATCTACGTCAGCACCGACGTCGAGGCGGACGGCCCGATCCCGGGCCCGCATTCGATGCTGAGCTTCGCGTCCGCCGCGTTCACCGAGGACAAGCAGCTGATCGCGACGTTCTCCGCGAATCTCGAGTTGCTGCCGGGCGCGGCGCCGCATCCGGTGCAGGATGCGTGGTGGAAGACGCAGCCCGAAGCATGGGCCGCGTGCCGGCGCGACCTGCAGGCGCCCGAGACGGCGCTCGTCGCGTACGTCGAATGGGTCGAGGCTCTGCCCGGCAAGCCGGTGTTCGTCGCGATGCCCGCGGGCTTCGATTTCACGTTCATGTTCTGGTACATGATGCGCTTCGCCGGCCGCTGCCCGTTCTCGTGGTCGGCGCTCGACATCAAGACGCTCGCGTTCGCGATGACGGGCCTGCCGTACCGCAAGGCGATCAAGCCGCGCTTCCCGAAGCATTGGTTCGACGATCATCCGCACACGCACGTCGCGCTCGACGACGCGATCGAGCAAGGCGCGCTCTTTTGCAACATGCTCGCCGACCTGCGCGCGATGCAGGCGGCGAAGGCGTCGGCGCCGCCCACCGAAGAAGCTGACGAATCAGCACAAAATGCCGCCGACGGCCCGAGAAATTAG
- a CDS encoding MBL fold metallo-hydrolase: MKVTLIPVTPFQQNCSLLVCEKTGRAAVVDPGGDLELIEQEAARQNAQIEKVLLTHGHVDHCAGAKRLAAHYGVPIEGPQEEERFWIEKLPMQSERFGFPAAEAFEPDRWLDDGDTVTFGDETLEVYHCPGHTPGHVVFFSRAHRLAIVGDVLFAGSIGRTDFPRGNHADLIRSIREKLWPLGDDVTFVPGHGPASTFGDERRTNPFVADGVAG; this comes from the coding sequence ATGAAAGTCACGCTCATTCCGGTCACGCCGTTCCAGCAGAACTGCTCGCTGCTCGTCTGCGAGAAAACGGGACGCGCCGCCGTCGTCGATCCCGGCGGCGATCTCGAACTGATCGAGCAGGAAGCCGCTCGGCAGAACGCGCAGATCGAGAAGGTGCTGCTCACGCACGGCCACGTCGACCATTGCGCGGGCGCGAAGCGGCTCGCCGCGCATTACGGCGTGCCGATCGAGGGGCCGCAGGAGGAGGAGCGCTTCTGGATCGAGAAGCTGCCGATGCAAAGCGAGCGCTTCGGCTTTCCGGCCGCCGAGGCGTTCGAGCCCGACCGCTGGCTCGACGACGGCGACACCGTCACGTTCGGCGACGAAACGCTCGAGGTCTATCACTGCCCGGGCCACACGCCCGGCCATGTCGTGTTCTTCAGCCGCGCGCATCGGCTTGCGATCGTCGGCGACGTGCTGTTCGCCGGCTCGATCGGCCGCACCGATTTCCCGCGCGGCAATCACGCCGACCTGATCCGCTCGATCCGCGAAAAGCTCTGGCCGCTCGGCGACGACGTGACGTTCGTGCCCGGCCACGGCCCGGCGTCGACGTTCGGCGACGAGCGCCGCACGAATCCGTTCGTTGCAGACGGGGTGGCGGGATGA